TTACCGAAGCAGTTCCTGCAGTAACGGCACCATTCTTTTTGAACAGCGTCGGAAGCTTTGCCAATCCTTCCAGGGTGGTCTGCGGACGCGGATGTTCGTCGACCGCAAAGTTAACTTCCTTTCCCTTAATCTTTAGCTTGAATGGAGTAATTTCCGTCTTAAATACGCCCTCATCATTTGCCTTCTTCCAGAGCTGCTGCGAACGGTACGCAAACTCGTCCACCTTCTCACGTGGAATCTTATGCTTTTCGGCGAGGTTTTCTGCCGTCAGTGCCATCGGGAGCTTACAGTAGGAGTCAGTCAGACCGGTCTAGAAGGAATGGAAGGAATTATTATTAGCATTTAACCATATCGCTTAAAGTGATTTGTGTTTGATCTCTACTAACCCACAGTGCGTCCTCTAGCGCAGGGCTAGTTCCGAGCGGAATACCGAAACGGCTGTTGCGCAGCGTGTACGGTGTCTGGGACATATTGTCAACACCACCGGTGAGCGAAATGTGTGCCGCACCTACAAGGATGTCCTGTGCTCCGTTTACTACCGCTTGGAACCCGGACCCGCATAGACGATTCACGCCGAGAGCTGGTCGCTCGATTGGAACACCACATCCGAGCGACACGTGCCGGGGTAGGAACGCACCATCGGTCGACGACAGCACCAACACCTGACCGATGTTAACGGAATCAACCTGATCCGGCTTTAGACCGGCCGCATCAAGCGCTGCCTTTGCCGCTACCGTCTGCAGTTGCGTTGCATTGGTGTTCTTAAATGCTCCACCGAATGTACCGAAAGCGGTGCGCTTGGCCGCCACAATGAAAACTCCTGAAGGGCAAAACAGATAAGAAGATCACGATCAGTGGCGCATATGGTGCAAAACAAGCAAGGAAACATGCTGACAAGCAAGACACCGCCGTACTACGGAGGGGGGTAGCATTCCCACTATCAGGATTATCAGCATCACCGTGCATACACAGGAAAAAAGTGGATCCATTTCCTTATCAACCTGTCCGAGCCATATTCGCGTTTGTTTGATACTGTTTGATGGTGATAAATGGGCAATGAAATGGATGCTTCTACAAGTCATGTGTTTGCTGGAGCAATTTTGGACAACATTCCGTCTCAAGACTGATAAAACATTATACATCCATCCGAAATAATTTGATCATTCCAGGGAAAAATTGTGCCCACTGGCTGGATGAGCTAAAAAGTTGTTGCTTTCACTACGTCATCAGATCGGACTTTGAACCGGCAGTGACCAAGCCATTCGATGCTGAATGATACTGATGATCAAAGTCCACCGAGAAGAGGTCATACTTTCGCAATAGTGGACGCATCTCAGCTAAAACCATAACTTAACATACAATTTATGCTTTTCTACTATGGCTTTACGTTGTTCATTACTTCCTCCAAGGGGTTAACCAAACGTCGCCTTAACTCCTGATGGAAGCATCTCTTACCTTTCGTTAGTGCTGCCATTTCAGAGGAATGATGCCGGAGTTGCTCAaactttacacaaaaaaagttgCGTAACtacacacaaaatacacgtGAATTAAAGCTTAATTCGTTATTTAAAACGATAAATCTACAACAGGGTTGGGTAGAACACAACTGTTGCAACTTGCAGCGAAAAGAAATGAACAGCAGTGAAACGACGGCAGGTTCTGTTATTTACGGTCGATTTTggtgtctttttctttttcgtcttTCAATACGGCACGAAGAACACTATTGGTCTCTTTTTCACTTGTTTGTCGGTTGGAATGTTTATCATCTTCTGTTGCGCTCATTCAAGGAGATCGTGTAAACCTTCTGGTTGAGTTCTTACGCAAAACGCAGTGAACTGGCGGACAGCTTCACTTTTAAATGTTACGTTAAAATCgcttaaaattattcaaataaaaatgaaaaagatacTTAGTGTCGAAAAAAGGTAATTCTTTTATCATATAAACTTAATCGTTCAGTTTTGTTTATACCGAATTTCGGTAGGCATTCTCCGAAGGTAATTAAACTATGAGGATAGTTATGGTTTGTAAAGAATTTATGACAGGGACGAAGGATTACTTTTTATGAATTCTTTCATCATGATTGCTAATAAAACGGTACAccattggaaaattttcccttgcTCCAGGTATTGCACCGTTTAAATGTGTATATTTTTCTAGTAGTATTTTTTAAGGACTTCTTTCGCCTTTTATTCGTCTTTGCGTGTTTGCCCTCCTACAAATGACTCCACGATTAGGTACGTTTATAATAAATTGCCTTGCAATCGAAGCCCAAACGAATGCACGCAGAGTATAGTTGCAATGTAACGTTTTTCCTCTGTTGGTGCATATTCCATCCCCGCTTTATAATTTTGCtagcaaaatacaaaaaaaagaaacatataatCTCTCATAACAAAGTAAAAGTTAATATAAATCCCGCTTTTACAAACACCCAaacgtttatgttttttgttgttgttgcgataAAATCATTCACCCGTTCCGCTTTGTCTCAATTTGCACTTACACTAATTCCCGTTAACCCTCCACCCACTGCAGTGCAAGGGAAGCGCTGCTGGGGGGATTTTCTAAATATCAACGCTGTAATGTTAAACTACGCTTCGCATCACCACGAACAATCCTCGCCCGCGACAGCATTTACCCGTCCGTTAGTCGTTGCTCATCGGAAACTCGCGATTCAACACTTCCAGATCTCGTTTGTCGACAGCCGTATGCAAGTCTTTCCGATTCATGAGCGACAGCACCATGCGCAACAAGCTCCAGATCGCACCGGACATTTGATTAGACATCGACTGCACCTTCAACCCGGATCGGGCGGCTGAGTTCGCCTGAAGGTTCAACGCCGTCAGTAGATGTTCTGCCGCTTCCTTGTACGCCTTCAGATTGACACAAATCACGCCAACGTTGAACCGTGCGCGGATAAACCCAGGATGGAATGCGAGA
The DNA window shown above is from Anopheles funestus chromosome 3RL, idAnoFuneDA-416_04, whole genome shotgun sequence and carries:
- the LOC125768874 gene encoding 3-ketoacyl-CoA thiolase, mitochondrial; this translates as MAALTKGVFIVAAKRTAFGTFGGAFKNTNATQLQTVAAKAALDAAGLKPDQVDSVNIGQVLVLSSTDGAFLPRHVSLGCGVPIERPALGVNRLCGSGFQAVVNGAQDILVGAAHISLTGGVDNMSQTPYTLRNSRFGIPLGTSPALEDALWTGLTDSYCKLPMALTAENLAEKHKIPREKVDEFAYRSQQLWKKANDEGVFKTEITPFKLKIKGKEVNFAVDEHPRPQTTLEGLAKLPTLFKKNGAVTAGTASGICDGAAAVVVASEEAIKKHNLTPLARLVAYSTVGVPPEIMGIGPVPAIRNVLNVAGLKMDDVDLFEINEAFGVQTLACAQELGLDINKLNLNGGAIALGHPLGASGSRITGHLVHELKRKNLKRAVGSACIGGGQGIALLLEAV